The genome window ATTCTTTTATGATACCTATTTGCTAAATTTTGTAACAAATTTTATtcaataaagaaaatacagTTATATCgatctatattttttgttaaaatatatattgtatcatttaaaaatataaatatataatctatAATTTATGAAAAGACATTGAAAAAGTtaacaataaataattattttatgttacAATTAGATCACAAGAAATGTATACCATCATTTATCATTGGAataattttcaatatttacGCATTTAACTATTTGTAATTAATAGTATTAGGAATGTAGGaagtaaagaaaataatataaagtatATGGATAAAAAAATCATTCTTAGATACATAATTGAAGTATTTAatagaaattaaaaatttatttatgtattaaagaataaataaacttaaatataaagatatacaataataaataactAACACTATAAATAATCAATAAATAGGCTCGTTaggaattaatatatatatatatataattcaaacATATAAAAGCATAATTATTAagagtaataaaaaaatggtatattaaaataaatgaaaagaatacaATAAAATACTTATCAGAATGCCAAACACCCTATGTTTATTCctttaataatttcatatattcgagttttttcttcattttttttttactacgATAACgtaaaatcaaataaataattaccATTACCAAAACTATAACTACTATTACAACAACGGAAGCAATAATAGTAGTTGTTAAAGCACTAGTTACATTTCCTGTATTAGTAAGTGCAACATCTTTAGCATCAGAAACAGCTTTTGCAACTAATTGTGTTTCTATCTTAAATGATTTAAGTTTAGCAGGTGTTGCCATAGATTGTATGTTAAAGGAAAAGTAAGCATATTTGTCCGTATCCAATTTGCCGGCAATAGCACTATTTAAAGTTTGAAATATACCAGAAAAGGATACGTCGTCAGTAATCTTTCCTGCAATCATCTTTGTTAGTGTATCAACTGTAGGTATCTTAGACGCTTCAATTTGCCAAAGATTTGATGCTATTTCTGTGATTTTAGTTAAACCCATCTCTATACCTTTTTTAATACTCTCTTGAAGTACCGTTGCTGATGCATACTGTAACCATCCCGCATACCCTACACCACAGACCAGACCCCAACAGGGGGCAATGGCTCCCATATTTTTCCCACAATTGAGACAAAATTTCTCTGTTTTATATGCTACTGATTTCTCGCACACACAGGTCGGGATAGAGTCAATATCTATATCTGTTTCCAACACACTTAATTTGTcctttaattctttttcgattttatcttttaatataatttgcTGTATTTCTTTATCGCACTGTTCTTTACACTTCATACGTTTATCATGCATCCTTTCCTCGTATTCTTTGAATCGCTGAGAGGTGTGACGTTCGAAATTTTCCCTCAACTTTTGCATTTCCGGGTCATTATCATATATTGACGTATATATGTCGCAATCGCACAATAACCTAGTGGTTGGTTTTGTTGTGGTGACATTAATGTTCCATAGATTATTTacctataaataatatattatatatataatgaatttttatatataatatgttataatatatatatttatatacatatatatattattgttatcattatttaattgtATATGTGTGGAAATATtactaatatatttaatataatggGAAATAATAACACACTAATGTAATAGATATTCATTGTTCTTTAtttaagtatatattattactgaAATTAACATGaatgaaattatttataaatattaatattattttatatatattttttttttttacaaaataaatgcTTAATAgaaatgttattatattttttatgatgtAATGCATTTCTGTTTTcattaaagaaatatacatataactGTACTTGAACCAtgattacattttttttaaaacaaaaaaaaaaaaaaaaatgaatttaaataaaaaaataatataataaaattttttatattttttatattttgtttaattcacaatatttatttttattaattttggTAAACATTAAAATACAgaaagaatttttttattgaaaaaaatattaaaatgtgtAGAACCATAGTTTTTTTGAAGATGGTAACTATATTACGTAGAAGGATTCCTAtgacatatataatacatatcttagtatatatgtttatacaATTGTAagcaaataaaatataacaagaaatattgtaaattatattaggttatattatacacaaaaacaatttttatataaaaatttattcaagaaatatattttattaatgtaattatttttatttttgttctaAGTGTTATTCTATGTTGTATGTTTTTCTCTATTGTATCTAGGTTATTATTAAGATTAATATGAAATTTACTTTAAAAACATTTGAGgccatttaaaaaaaaaatgaattttttattaaataattatattatataataacgagaagaagaatattaatattgatcattaaaaataaatgaaaaagcaAACATATTGATATAATCAAATAGTACGTAGTATATTTTTGTGTGAATATAAaagttgtatatatatatatatattatatccctaatttagaaattataaaatattgtttatatattttatacttaATATTAAAGTAgtagataatatattttaacatttcgcaaaaataaaaatttttttttttttaataagtatattatagcatttattattatgtatattgaaaaataataggacattatatatagtaatatgtacaagaaataatatatttttatactatatatataattagtgattgtaaagaaaaaaattgataatatttattaaattttttcttttgtatatgaaataattataactatgagttaaaaaaaaaaaaaacaagaacAAAAATGAGAAACATAGAAAATTCTATTATAACaggataaataatattttataaaataattttgtcACCTTAGAAACTTTTTTGTTATCacattatattaaatgaatagTTAATTATTGAAtcttataaatgaataaatacaTCTATATAAGGAATTTTCAATTTTGAATTTCCccaataatttatataattatgaattcctaaatatatacattatagtTTTCGTCCTAATTGATATTTATTAAGGGAAATATCAATTTTAGATTaaggaataaaatatatctatatatatgtaatgtatatttatataagttcttcatttaaagttaaatttttatggtcctttttattaaaagaaaatttataaaaactaaataattaaattatgatataacattaaagtaaaataaaaaatgaaatataaaaacctAATGTTTCAACAAAAACCAACAATTATAACATCcttgtataaaaaataaaacaattcACAATACACTaaaatactttttatatCACGATATTTCTTATCTATtcctttaataattttatatattgtaattttttcttcattttcttttttctacGATAAcgtaaaattaaataaattataaccATAACCAAAACTATAACTACTATTGCAATAATGGAAGCAACAATAGCAGTATTGTAGGTAGTACTAAAAGCCGTTATCTCTGCAGTCTTTTGAGCTGTGAACTCGGAAGTAAGTTTGGTAGTTTCAGTTTGAGTAGTGGTTTCAACTGTTTTCATAGCTTTTGTTACAATAGTTTTTACATTTCCTTCTATAGCCTTAAGAGCCTCCGATACCTCAGGAAAAGAATCTTTAAAAAGGCAAAGGGATGTACTGTCTGCCTGAGCGCTTGGACCTACGCAATTAATACTATAATGTACCTTAAAAGGTCCAGAAAtagtattaaaattattaaaattttgtgAAGTAACAATGGTTTGCAATTGCGAGGCACCTAATTGATCTACACCAAATTTATGATATAACGATTTAATAACTTCTTGAACACCCGCCTCAATACCTGTAGCTTTACCTACAATCGCTCCTTTCTTTGCAGCGAGTACAGCAGCAGCAGCAATAGCTTTAGGTTTCCACACACTTATTGCATATAAAGCAGTTCCACCTAACAAACCCAATTCAGGTGCCACACCCCCTCCCAATATCCATCCACATTTCAAACATGTTTTCTCCACTTTATCTGCTACCGATTTGTCGCAAACGCAAGTGGGTATATCCTCGGTAGTTATATTTGTGTTCAACGCACTCAATTTTTCTGTTAATcctttttctattttatcttttaaaataattttctgTATTTCCTTTTCACATTGTTCCTTACATATTTTGCGTCTTTGTTGCATCCTTTCGTCATATTCTTTAAAACGTTCCGCCGTTTGTCTATGATATTTATCCATCAACTCTTTCATTTCTGAGTCGCCAACATAATATGTTGGTTTATATAAGTCATATGATTCATATTCGCATAATAATCTAATTGTAATATTTGTCGTTGGTTTAGATTTTTGTGTATATCGTGTACTGTAATAGTTCTTTTGATCATTAACCTATAAAAAAAGTAGATatcatatatgttttaataaatatgtatattataattagtTATAATtcatgattatatatatttttgttataattacatatatgttacttttacatatatgtatattttgactatatatatgttatatttttatataggtctaattattatatataagatatgataatatatatatatattttttaataattataagttGCATACCTGTGagaacaataaaaataaaaccaaTACAAcgcaatataataataatatattaaaacaaagatgtttcatttttatagttatacgtatattattttatgataaaattataaataaatacttgatatataatatatttttttatattataaataaatcaaatatatttaatataaaatgtgattagaattttatattattgcaCAATTAAGGTCCattgtaaaaatatactaCATCATTCGAACCTGAATAATTCTTtcgttaaaaaaaaaaaaaaaaaaaattaaaattgatataaaaaaataatattaaaataaaatattttaaatttttataatttgctTTATTTCTAAtaacatttaattttatataaaataaaataaaataaaataaaataataatattaatttttgctTTAGAACATGATTATAATACGTGACTCTATGTTGTAACAACTAACATCATATTTAATGttctaaataaaataaaaatgtgtaCAATAATAGTTGTTCAaggtttatataatatataattcatacgTGGATAGAACATATATGtgaaatttatattactatatgtatttttacaatatagcaattatataagaataaatgaGAATCATTGTACTTTATAATATGtgttattaaatttatacctaattgtatataaatttgaatattaattaaaagtaatatatgttaataatttaatttgttttttttttatgttttgttCTAAAATTTATTGTATACTATGCGTTTCCCTCTAATGTATCtaaaattgtatatatataaataaatgagtAAACgcataaatacataaatatatatatatatataaatatatatatatttaaaattgttttctattacaaaatatattttataattacgacagaaaaaaacatttatatatattattaaaatataatttaagaaATCAGAAATTTTACATACTATAAGATACTATATTGTATAGTTTTCTGTAGTGGTATAtgttatacaaatatattatattcataatttagAGATTATTGTAACATTTggataatatatgttattatatatatattatatcaaatattaaaatagtAGATATACTATTTTAGaatttattgatatattaaatgtatcATTACTAGTTGTAaggatataattataattgtacattttaataattaaattatattaatttttattatatatatatatatatatatattaaaaaaattatgcgactttatataatataataaatatagtaaataatgtatttttattatgtgttCAATTaataactatatataaaaaaaaagaaaaaaaaaagcagaacagaacaaatatataaatacatattgtaattaatatattataaattatgttacacaaataattatttaatatgggtaaggatttttatataacattatatgTAACATACAATACATGCTTTCATTTTGTAAAGGAATAATTGTATTGAAACAACCTAATTTCAATTTCTATTTTAATTACATATAGTAAcgaaaattaattaaatatatatatatatatatatatatatatatataacacgGTACATATATACTAATTACGTTCATTTTCCAAGTCAATTTTTATAACAATTACagcatatatatactttatatcTGTTATCCACACAAAATCacataataagaaaaaaaaaaaaaattatattcataaggaaaagaaaaaaaaaatgaaaaagatgaacgtttattattatctatacgatgttgtaaaattatataaaaatataatttgatattaatatttatatatatgttattttaattcatttgtaatttataattataatatattaaaaaacctttatatacaaaataatatatatttattaagaaaaatgctttatatttatttttaattttatatattttcataaagtCAATATTAAATAGTTTAATacgtaaaatatatacattattataaggtgaaacatttttataactcTATagtcatattattatcaaatataatcattctttgagattttttttcatatattaataaacatatatgatTCCTATTCAAACAAATATACGAGTATTAAGGTATTTTATCtatctaataatatttttatatccaGGACAAATGTAATATAGCACATTAAAGAAATTAGTAATTCCAtgggaaaaaatatattatataatagttttataaaaaataaaaagaactaaaataataaaaatataatagacACCTAAACTCATGAATCCGTATATTTGTGTAAAACATTATTGTACTAACATCAATCATATATTTGGATATGAGTATGGTTTTCATAATAGTTAactatacattatatattaataagaaatataataatatatgaataagctattttagaaataatattaaatttaaacatatctatatgtaatttttcatataaattatatttaactGAGTACATACCATAATAGAACAATCATGTTGATGATATGTTGTTAGGATtcatatcataatataacCTATttgtaattaaatattacCTATTAAGAATACGTCATATTTCagaaaattaaatgaaaacaCAACTTAtacaattataaataaagaaaacaaaagaaTTTTTCGAAAACCTTTattcttcttattattacaattttgTTATTCTGACTTCTTtcttataaagaaaatatattttgaatgtTACTCATACATATGAATCCTacttatgtatataatatttcaaaaaagtAGAAATTTAATATGAATTTGTATTTTAAATAACCATGGAAgttctatatataatgtgaatatattaacttactatatatatatatatttatactacTTACATGTAATTttgaatacatatattttataaatataagaataaaatatatacatcatgaacaaaaaagtatatatatatatatatttttttaattcttatattatcatatacatgaaatatacaaatgtacaataaaatatattataaatgttgATATATTgattaattatatgtattacacctatatatatataattattatatttcatgtTATTTTCTTCAATTGTTTATTAGAAATACAAGAATCATAACAATTATAATAACTACAAaggatacaaaaaaatacataaaaaattaacaaaactacaatagaaaaaataactGAAATACATAAAAACCTAAGAGCGaattaacaaaataaataaataaaattcacataaatatttttattaatataacaataattttcttgttccccttttaatttttttcttgttattttattttttctcaatatttttttatatacatatatatatttttttatttattacttCATATATTACCTGATATATTATctcataattaatatattatatatcacaAACATGAAATCGttcaatattaataaaaacatattgtattatatatatatatttatttaaaaatatatattattttttttataatagatTTCtatagggaaaaaaaaaagcataaaaaacataaaaaacataagataaaaaaaataagcaagaacaaaaaaaataaaataatataaataaataataataataatacttttttcttatttcttattaaatTATCTACAACATGtactacatatattttttttttaatttattttatttaattattttttttttttttttgttatggATAGATATGTCTccaatacatatttatatttttaaataattatatattatctaaatgatgtttattcttataacaaatgaattatatatatatatatatattacatatgtattgtcatatttatatttgatatatcaATTATTCTTGAtggatatttattttatttattatattttttttaaataccataaaaaagaaaaaatttaaatcttAATAGTAGTATTATAAATACTAACAACAAAACTAATAGTGACGCTATTATAAAttct of Plasmodium sp. gorilla clade G2 genome assembly, chromosome: 4 contains these proteins:
- a CDS encoding rifin PIR protein, putative, with the protein product MNIYYISVLLFPIILNILVNNLWNINVTTTKPTTRLLCDCDIYTSIYDNDPEMQKLRENFERHTSQRFKEYEERMHDKRMKCKEQCDKEIQQIILKDKIEKELKDKLSVLETDIDIDSIPTCVCEKSVAYKTEKFCLNCGKNMGAIAPCWGLVCGVGYAGWLQYASATVLQESIKKGIEMGLTKITEIASNLWQIEASKIPTVDTLTKMIAGKITDDVSFSGIFQTLNSAIAGKLDTDKYAYFSFNIQSMATPAKLKSFKIETQLVAKAVSDAKDVALTNTGNVTSALTTTIIASVVVIVVIVLVMVIIYLILRYRSKKKMKKKLEYMKLLKE
- a CDS encoding rifin PIR protein, putative; its protein translation is MKHLCFNILLLYCVVLVLFLLFSQVNDQKNYYSTRYTQKSKPTTNITIRLLCEYESYDLYKPTYYVGDSEMKELMDKYHRQTAERFKEYDERMQQRRKICKEQCEKEIQKIILKDKIEKGLTEKLSALNTNITTEDIPTCVCDKSVADKVEKTCLKCGWILGGGVAPELGLLGGTALYAISVWKPKAIAAAAVLAAKKGAIVGKATGIEAGVQEVIKSLYHKFGVDQLGASQLQTIVTSQNFNNFNTISGPFKVHYSINCVGPSAQADSTSLCLFKDSFPEVSEALKAIEGNVKTIVTKAMKTVETTTQTETTKLTSEFTAQKTAEITAFSTTYNTAIVASIIAIVVIVLVMVIIYLILRYRRKKKMKKKLQYIKLLKE